From Triticum aestivum cultivar Chinese Spring chromosome 4A, IWGSC CS RefSeq v2.1, whole genome shotgun sequence, a single genomic window includes:
- the LOC123086577 gene encoding filament-like plant protein 3 isoform X2: MFSCSFLLALFGGVLQILLCVLPPVWDFERGRVFSVLQSTSPGFGFLVGFAVESQVLFCYKRVALKILLFPSFNKFCSYSRGIIFSAWYAGNLQGGLKLDFHYVGLEDYYCLAQLLKKRSWELGGMTHLDTKPISIGGSPNHSQSPEASSRIRDGETHETEAGKSLNEKLTWANGPNDSSPQHGQLPPQEVLTNVGDADMKDSVKSLSEKLSAALLTISAKEDLVKQHAKVAEDAVAGWEHAEAEVSNLKRLLDASSLKNASLEDQVSHLDGALKECVRQLRQAREEQEEKIRDAVAKKSQELESEMSELQNNIVDLKQQLEASDLREKLQVAEKECKDLKIELLTLSKELKMLALERDLSSQAAETASKQHLESVKKITRVEAECRRLRHVTRRTSLANDSSRPVPNNACMESLTDSQSDSGEHMLAIDSEVKNSDLWASALIAELDQFKNGNEGTRDLVNNPVEIGLMDDFLEMEKLAALPEADHTSSSFGTETDSDRAVTRDISRGETEALQHQVMDLQAKVEKIEHEKKELEMALAEARNQLDTSCDTLMAADSKLVDLQMQLNLANESKDAALGQADRLDGERKSLALQLESKSAEVEKLQAVVTSLEESGASKELELELQLESTTAEVANLRKTVASLEAKIDAVKTLSAQHKADADMAKTAKDTLETQLRSAHTEIGQLRGIIETLESEVQKGKMCHKELEAQIEAMKTESERTFLVESTKESLEAQLLVANSEIAKLHVTVNALESDAAKEREYSSEVNMQLEAVEGIRKVLGSELESAHQETMKLQEKVLSLEVRLKEQSVLLVEFTAKAEDAVSARKAMGSQLEEANLELAKLTNRVSLLQGKIEQEKLLSEEYEAKCRKLEAQLSRDSREAKLWRLANTNGDLKFKQEKEVASAAGKLAECQRTIANLGLQLKSLTNLDSVMTEPGKLESKDTLLDFREDGTEPLADESYGLHLPMSNGGCASPVPRAQSPSSRRSVFSGYRRSVATGAEQGSES, translated from the exons ATGTTCTCCTGCTCCTTCCTCCTGGCACTCTTCGGCGGGGTTCTGCAGATTCTACTCTGCGTCCTGCCGCCGGTCTGGGATTTCGA GCGAGGGAGGGTTTTTTCCGTGCTGCAATCGACTTCTCCTGGATTTGGTTTCTTGGTTGG ATTTGCGGTTGAAAGTCAGGTGTTATTTTGCTATAAGCGGGTTGCTTTAAAGATTTTGCTATTCCCATCCTTCAACAAATTCTGTTCTTACTCAAGAGGGATTATTTTTAGTGCCTGGTACGCTGGTAATCTGCAAGGAG GCCTCAAGCTTGATTTCCACTACGTTGGTTTAGAAGATTACTATTGCCTAGCTCAACTTCTCAAAAAGAGGAGCTGGGAGCTGGGAGGAATGACTCATCTG GATACCAAACCTATCTCCATTGGTGGTTCCCCAAATCATAGCCAATCACCTGAAGCTTCCTCGAGAATTAGAGACGGTGAAACCCATGAAACTGAAGCAGGAAAATCATTGAATGAGAAGCTAACATGGGCAAATGGGCCAAATGATTCTTCCCCGCAGCATGGTCAACTACCACCGCAGGAGGTCCTTACAAATGTAGGAGATGCTGATATGAAGGATTCTGTGAAAAGTTTAAGTGAGAAGCTTTCTGCTGCTCTTTTGACTATCAGTGCTAAAGAGGACTTGGTGAAGCAGCATGCAAAAGTTGCAGAAGATGCTGTTGCAG GTTGGGAGCATGCTGAAGCTGAAGTTAGTAACCTGAAGCGGCTACTTGATGCTTCATCTCTGAAGAATGCCTCTCTGGAGGATCAAGTCAGCCACTTGGATGGTGCTCTCAAGGAATGCGTCAGGCAGCTTCGCCAGGCACGAGAAGAACAGGAGGAGAAAATCCGTGATGCAGTTGCTAAGAAGTCCCAGGAATTGGAGTCTGAGATGTCTGAGCTCCAGAACAATATCGTGGACCTGAAGCAGCAGCTTGAAGCCTCTGATCTGCGGGAAAAACTTCAGGTAGCAGAGAAAGAATGCAAGGATCTCAAGATCGAGTTGCTCACGCTATCCAAGGAATTGAAGATGCTTGCACTGGAAAGAGACTTGAGCAGCCAAGCAGCAGAGACAGCGAGCAAACAACACTTGGAAAGTGTGAAGAAAATTACAAGAGTCGAGGCAGAATGCCGTAGGTTGCGCCATGTGACACGTAGAACCTCCCTAGCCAATGATTCTTCTAGGCCTGTTCCAAACAATGCTTGCATGGAATCTCTGACTGACAGCCAGTCTGATAGTGGGGAGCATATGCTAGCTATTGACAGCGAAGTAAAAAATTCTGATCTGTGGGCCTCAGCTCTTATAGCAGAACTCGATCAGTTCAAAAACGGCAACGAGGGCACAAGAGATCTTGTAAATAATCCTGTTGAAATTGGCCTAATGGATGACTTTCTTGAGATGGAAAAGCTGGCCGCATTGCCTGAAGCGGATCACACGAGCTCTAGCTTTGGAACAGAAACTGATTCTGACCGGGCTGTGACCAGAGATATCTCAAGAGGCGAAACTGAAGCCCTACAGCACCAGGTTATGGATCTGCAAGCAAAGGTTGAAAAGATCGAACATGAGAAAAAAGAGCTTGAAATGGCCCTTGCGGAGGCTAGAAATCAGCTTGACACGTCATGTGACACTCTCATGGCAGCTGACAGCAAGCTTGTTGACCTGCAGATGCAGTTAAACTTGGCAAACGAGTCCAAAGATGCTGCTTTAGGACAAGCTGACCGGTTAGATGGTGAGAGGAAGTCATTGGCATTGCAGTTGGAATCAAAGTCAGCAGAAGTTGAGAAGCTTCAGGCTGTGGTGACTTCATTGGAAGAAAGTGGGGCTAGCaaggagttggagttggagttgcaGTTAGAATCAACTACTGCAGAGGTAGCAAATCTTCGAAAGACGGTGGCATCCTTGGAAGCGAAGATTGATGCAGTGAAAACCCTGTCTGCGCAGCACAAAGCAGATGCAGACATGGCAAAGACAGCTAAAGACACGTTAGAGACACAACTGCGATCTGCACACACAGAAATTGGGCAGCTAAGAGGAATTATCGAAACACTGGAGAGTGAGGTGCAGAAGGGAAAGATGTGTCACAAAGAGCTTGAGGCACAAATAGAGGCTATGAAGACTGAATCAGAGAGAACATTTTTGGTGGAGTCCACCAAAGAATCACTAGAGGCTCAGCTCCTGGTAGCAAACTCAGAAATCGCAAAGCTGCATGTAACGGTCAATGCACTGGAGTCTGATGCGGCAAAGGAGAGGGAATATTCTTCGGAGGTCAATATGCAATTGGAGGCAGTTGAGGGCATCAGAAAGGTTTTGGGGTCTGAGCTTGAGTCTGCGCACCAGGAGACCATGAAGCTCCAAGAGAAGGTGTTGTCACTGGAAGTGAGACTTAAAGAGCAGAGTGTGTTGCTGGTAGAATTCACTGCCAAGGCAGAGGATGCAGTGTCTGCGAGGAAGGCAATGGGGAGTCAACTTGAAGAGGCAAATCTGGAACTCGCGAAACTGACAAACAGGGTGAGCTTGCTACAAGGGAAGATTGAGCAGGAGAAGCTGCTCTCAGAAGAGTATGAAGCAAAATGCCGCAAATTGGAGGCTCAGCTGTCAAGGGACAGTCGCGAGGCAAAGCTTTGGCGACTCGCCAACACAAATGGAGACCTGAAGTTCAAGCAG GAGAAGGAGGTCGCCAGTGCTGCAGGGAAGCTCGCGGAGTGCCAGAGGACGATCGCCAACCTCGGGCTTCAGCTGAAATCTCTGACGAACCTTGACAGTGTGATGACCGAGCCTGGCAAGCTGGAATCCAAGGACACGCTGCTGGACTTCAGAGAAGATGGCACTGAGCCGCTCGCCGATGAATCGTACGGCCTGCATCTCCCAATGAGCAACGGGGGCTGTGCCTCGCCTGTTCCTCGGGCGCAGTCCCCGTCATCGCGGCGCTCGGTGTTCTCGGGTTATCGTCGATCGGTAGCTACAGGGGCAGAGCAAGGGAGTGAGTCGTGA
- the LOC123086577 gene encoding filament-like plant protein 3 isoform X1: MTHLDTKPISIGGSPNHSQSPEASSRIRDGETHETEAGKSLNEKLTWANGPNDSSPQHGQLPPQEVLTNVGDADMKDSVKSLSEKLSAALLTISAKEDLVKQHAKVAEDAVAGWEHAEAEVSNLKRLLDASSLKNASLEDQVSHLDGALKECVRQLRQAREEQEEKIRDAVAKKSQELESEMSELQNNIVDLKQQLEASDLREKLQVAEKECKDLKIELLTLSKELKMLALERDLSSQAAETASKQHLESVKKITRVEAECRRLRHVTRRTSLANDSSRPVPNNACMESLTDSQSDSGEHMLAIDSEVKNSDLWASALIAELDQFKNGNEGTRDLVNNPVEIGLMDDFLEMEKLAALPEADHTSSSFGTETDSDRAVTRDISRGETEALQHQVMDLQAKVEKIEHEKKELEMALAEARNQLDTSCDTLMAADSKLVDLQMQLNLANESKDAALGQADRLDGERKSLALQLESKSAEVEKLQAVVTSLEESGASKELELELQLESTTAEVANLRKTVASLEAKIDAVKTLSAQHKADADMAKTAKDTLETQLRSAHTEIGQLRGIIETLESEVQKGKMCHKELEAQIEAMKTESERTFLVESTKESLEAQLLVANSEIAKLHVTVNALESDAAKEREYSSEVNMQLEAVEGIRKVLGSELESAHQETMKLQEKVLSLEVRLKEQSVLLVEFTAKAEDAVSARKAMGSQLEEANLELAKLTNRVSLLQGKIEQEKLLSEEYEAKCRKLEAQLSRDSREAKLWRLANTNGDLKFKQEKEVASAAGKLAECQRTIANLGLQLKSLTNLDSVMTEPGKLESKDTLLDFREDGTEPLADESYGLHLPMSNGGCASPVPRAQSPSSRRSVFSGYRRSVATGAEQGSES, translated from the exons ATGACTCATCTG GATACCAAACCTATCTCCATTGGTGGTTCCCCAAATCATAGCCAATCACCTGAAGCTTCCTCGAGAATTAGAGACGGTGAAACCCATGAAACTGAAGCAGGAAAATCATTGAATGAGAAGCTAACATGGGCAAATGGGCCAAATGATTCTTCCCCGCAGCATGGTCAACTACCACCGCAGGAGGTCCTTACAAATGTAGGAGATGCTGATATGAAGGATTCTGTGAAAAGTTTAAGTGAGAAGCTTTCTGCTGCTCTTTTGACTATCAGTGCTAAAGAGGACTTGGTGAAGCAGCATGCAAAAGTTGCAGAAGATGCTGTTGCAG GTTGGGAGCATGCTGAAGCTGAAGTTAGTAACCTGAAGCGGCTACTTGATGCTTCATCTCTGAAGAATGCCTCTCTGGAGGATCAAGTCAGCCACTTGGATGGTGCTCTCAAGGAATGCGTCAGGCAGCTTCGCCAGGCACGAGAAGAACAGGAGGAGAAAATCCGTGATGCAGTTGCTAAGAAGTCCCAGGAATTGGAGTCTGAGATGTCTGAGCTCCAGAACAATATCGTGGACCTGAAGCAGCAGCTTGAAGCCTCTGATCTGCGGGAAAAACTTCAGGTAGCAGAGAAAGAATGCAAGGATCTCAAGATCGAGTTGCTCACGCTATCCAAGGAATTGAAGATGCTTGCACTGGAAAGAGACTTGAGCAGCCAAGCAGCAGAGACAGCGAGCAAACAACACTTGGAAAGTGTGAAGAAAATTACAAGAGTCGAGGCAGAATGCCGTAGGTTGCGCCATGTGACACGTAGAACCTCCCTAGCCAATGATTCTTCTAGGCCTGTTCCAAACAATGCTTGCATGGAATCTCTGACTGACAGCCAGTCTGATAGTGGGGAGCATATGCTAGCTATTGACAGCGAAGTAAAAAATTCTGATCTGTGGGCCTCAGCTCTTATAGCAGAACTCGATCAGTTCAAAAACGGCAACGAGGGCACAAGAGATCTTGTAAATAATCCTGTTGAAATTGGCCTAATGGATGACTTTCTTGAGATGGAAAAGCTGGCCGCATTGCCTGAAGCGGATCACACGAGCTCTAGCTTTGGAACAGAAACTGATTCTGACCGGGCTGTGACCAGAGATATCTCAAGAGGCGAAACTGAAGCCCTACAGCACCAGGTTATGGATCTGCAAGCAAAGGTTGAAAAGATCGAACATGAGAAAAAAGAGCTTGAAATGGCCCTTGCGGAGGCTAGAAATCAGCTTGACACGTCATGTGACACTCTCATGGCAGCTGACAGCAAGCTTGTTGACCTGCAGATGCAGTTAAACTTGGCAAACGAGTCCAAAGATGCTGCTTTAGGACAAGCTGACCGGTTAGATGGTGAGAGGAAGTCATTGGCATTGCAGTTGGAATCAAAGTCAGCAGAAGTTGAGAAGCTTCAGGCTGTGGTGACTTCATTGGAAGAAAGTGGGGCTAGCaaggagttggagttggagttgcaGTTAGAATCAACTACTGCAGAGGTAGCAAATCTTCGAAAGACGGTGGCATCCTTGGAAGCGAAGATTGATGCAGTGAAAACCCTGTCTGCGCAGCACAAAGCAGATGCAGACATGGCAAAGACAGCTAAAGACACGTTAGAGACACAACTGCGATCTGCACACACAGAAATTGGGCAGCTAAGAGGAATTATCGAAACACTGGAGAGTGAGGTGCAGAAGGGAAAGATGTGTCACAAAGAGCTTGAGGCACAAATAGAGGCTATGAAGACTGAATCAGAGAGAACATTTTTGGTGGAGTCCACCAAAGAATCACTAGAGGCTCAGCTCCTGGTAGCAAACTCAGAAATCGCAAAGCTGCATGTAACGGTCAATGCACTGGAGTCTGATGCGGCAAAGGAGAGGGAATATTCTTCGGAGGTCAATATGCAATTGGAGGCAGTTGAGGGCATCAGAAAGGTTTTGGGGTCTGAGCTTGAGTCTGCGCACCAGGAGACCATGAAGCTCCAAGAGAAGGTGTTGTCACTGGAAGTGAGACTTAAAGAGCAGAGTGTGTTGCTGGTAGAATTCACTGCCAAGGCAGAGGATGCAGTGTCTGCGAGGAAGGCAATGGGGAGTCAACTTGAAGAGGCAAATCTGGAACTCGCGAAACTGACAAACAGGGTGAGCTTGCTACAAGGGAAGATTGAGCAGGAGAAGCTGCTCTCAGAAGAGTATGAAGCAAAATGCCGCAAATTGGAGGCTCAGCTGTCAAGGGACAGTCGCGAGGCAAAGCTTTGGCGACTCGCCAACACAAATGGAGACCTGAAGTTCAAGCAG GAGAAGGAGGTCGCCAGTGCTGCAGGGAAGCTCGCGGAGTGCCAGAGGACGATCGCCAACCTCGGGCTTCAGCTGAAATCTCTGACGAACCTTGACAGTGTGATGACCGAGCCTGGCAAGCTGGAATCCAAGGACACGCTGCTGGACTTCAGAGAAGATGGCACTGAGCCGCTCGCCGATGAATCGTACGGCCTGCATCTCCCAATGAGCAACGGGGGCTGTGCCTCGCCTGTTCCTCGGGCGCAGTCCCCGTCATCGCGGCGCTCGGTGTTCTCGGGTTATCGTCGATCGGTAGCTACAGGGGCAGAGCAAGGGAGTGAGTCGTGA